A genomic window from Treponema primitia ZAS-1 includes:
- the modB gene encoding molybdate ABC transporter permease subunit, with the protein MQYSRTSVSLKTNKKTMSISPILISIRTATAAIMVTFFLGLLAAKLVAGMRRKEWKMILDGLLTLPLVLPPTVAGFFLLYIFGVRGPVGKFFLDFFSIKIAFSWGATVLAAVAISFPLMYRSARGALEQVDQNLVYAGRTLGFSEWQIFWKISLPTAMPGVASGGVLAFARGLGEFGATAMIAGNIAGRTRTLPLAIYSAVSSGDMDIAYNYVLIIVIFSFAVVALMNYLTAQEKRVK; encoded by the coding sequence TTGCAATATTCAAGAACTTCGGTTTCTCTGAAAACAAATAAAAAAACCATGAGCATCTCCCCCATACTGATATCCATACGAACCGCCACGGCGGCGATTATGGTGACCTTTTTTCTGGGGCTCCTGGCGGCTAAACTGGTCGCCGGGATGCGCCGGAAGGAATGGAAAATGATCCTGGACGGTCTCCTTACTCTGCCCCTGGTCCTGCCCCCTACGGTGGCGGGATTTTTTCTGTTGTACATCTTTGGAGTACGGGGGCCGGTGGGGAAATTTTTCCTCGATTTTTTCAGTATTAAAATTGCCTTTTCCTGGGGGGCCACGGTCCTGGCGGCGGTGGCAATCTCCTTTCCCCTGATGTACCGTTCCGCCCGGGGCGCCCTGGAACAGGTGGACCAAAACCTTGTCTACGCGGGCCGGACACTGGGCTTTTCGGAATGGCAGATATTCTGGAAGATAAGCCTTCCCACCGCCATGCCCGGGGTTGCCTCCGGCGGTGTTCTGGCCTTTGCCCGAGGCCTGGGTGAATTCGGCGCCACCGCCATGATAGCCGGGAACATCGCCGGCAGGACCCGTACCCTGCCCCTGGCGATCTACTCCGCAGTTTCCTCCGGGGATATGGACATTGCCTATAACTACGTGCTTATCATTGTGATCTTTTCCTTTGCGGTGGTAGCCCTGATGAATTACCTTACCGCCCAAGAAAAGCGGGTTAAGTAA